One region of Streptomyces subrutilus genomic DNA includes:
- a CDS encoding DUF305 domain-containing protein, whose protein sequence is MSENRSLIRRTTAVAAAVAASLVLAACGGADGGATAGHGGHTAPSSRPQSLSPTASPSAARGQHNAADVAFAQMMIPHHRQAVEMADLAPTRAGSAEVKQLAEAIKKAQDPEIRTLSGWLTAWGEQVPATGAGDHSAHGAGGGMMTAEEMDRLGKASGKAFDTAFMELMIKHHEGAVAMAETERTQGAHPEAKTMAEAIISSQSAEIATMKELLGKN, encoded by the coding sequence ATGAGCGAGAACCGTTCCCTGATCCGCCGTACCACCGCCGTAGCGGCCGCCGTCGCGGCCTCGCTCGTCCTCGCCGCCTGCGGCGGGGCCGACGGGGGAGCCACCGCCGGGCACGGCGGCCACACCGCCCCGTCCTCCCGGCCCCAGTCCCTGTCGCCGACGGCCTCGCCGTCCGCCGCGCGGGGGCAGCACAACGCCGCCGACGTCGCCTTCGCGCAGATGATGATCCCCCACCACCGCCAGGCCGTGGAGATGGCCGACCTGGCCCCCACCCGGGCCGGTTCGGCCGAGGTGAAGCAGCTCGCCGAGGCGATCAAGAAGGCCCAGGACCCGGAGATCAGGACCCTGTCCGGGTGGCTGACCGCCTGGGGCGAGCAGGTGCCCGCCACCGGTGCGGGGGACCACTCCGCCCACGGGGCCGGCGGCGGGATGATGACCGCCGAGGAGATGGACCGGCTGGGCAAGGCTTCCGGCAAGGCCTTCGACACCGCCTTCATGGAGCTCATGATCAAGCACCACGAGGGGGCCGTCGCGATGGCCGAGACGGAGCGCACCCAGGGCGCCCACCCCGAGGCCAAGACGATGGCGGAGGCCATCATCAGCTCCCAGAGCGCCGAGATCGCCACGATGAAGGAGCTCCTCGGCAAGAACTGA